DNA sequence from the Chryseobacterium indicum genome:
ATGACAGAAGTTATATTTACTCCCTGTTTATTATCGTTTGGGGTTATTTCTTCTATAGGTTCCACAATAATAACGCTCCAATAACTTCCGGGTTCAGCAATTTTATCCGGAACCATAATTTCATAATAAACCTCTGTCGTTTCCTTTGCTTTCAGAACAATCATATTGGTGTTCATCTTAATCCAGTCTGCATTGGTTTTTAAATTTGTATGGGGAGCAGAATATTGAATAGACCCATCCGACTGATAACTGAAATCCTGAAGAAATAATTTTACACTTTGTGGCAGGTTGCCTGTATTTTCAATAGCTATTTTGCCTTTGTAGATTTTTCCGTTTTCAACTTTATAGGTATGGGAAAGTCCGTTCAGTACTACAATACCCGCTTTCAGGAAAGTAAACTGAATCAGGAAAACAGAAAACAGAAGGATACTCTTTATCATAATCTATGTAAAGTTTTAAGTTTGAAAAACGACTATACAAAACAGAGAAGAAATTGGCACAACTTCTTCCTGTCTGTATATATGGAAATGTAATAGTTAGTTGTCCGAAATCGTATATGTAACGGTGGCAACAGTATTGGCGGCTGCCGTTAAATCTGCATAGGCAGCAACACCACCCGGAGTACTTCCGGGAGCTAAAGCGTAAGTAAGATTATGCCCGTTATTGGCTCCGTTGCCGGTATATGCACTTCCAATTCCGGAAATGATGGTTTGGTCTGCGGTACTTAATGTAAGCTGTGCAGAAGGAGTTCCTAAAGTTCCTGCTCCGGATCCTGTTGCAGTTGCTGCGGTTACATTAATATCGACACCGGGAATTACGGCATTTAATTTCACAGAAACATTACGCGTAGGATCTGCTACAGATTTTATGGAAGAATAATTAAGCCATAGCGTGGTATTGGCTGCGTTTGCTACAATTGGGTTTCCGGCTTCAGATGGAGCTGTAAATCCTAAAGTAATGTTTTTACTGGCAGCAGGTTCAATGTCTACCAATGCTACTTCCGGAACGGAAATCGTTAATGTATGATTGTCTGTGTTGGTGTCTTGTGCGCTTAAATTACCGGATACAGCAATTGCGGCTAAAGACAAAGCTAAAGTGAATTTAAATCTTTTCATGGTGAAATATTTAGTGCAATGAAGTTAATAAGTTTTAAATTAATATGCAATATTTTTAAAAATAAATTTTTATTGTTATCATTTATTTACTAATAACTTATAATTTTAATTGTTTATTCAAATTAATGATAAGGGTAGTGAAATTTTATAATTTTTACCCTGTACAAAAGGAAAGTCTTATAAAAATTTATGTAAAACTTTAGCTGTTTTTATTGCAGAAAGATGGGAAAGAAATGGTGAAAAAAATTGAAATTAAAATCTGCTCAGGATTCCCCAATGGATTTTAATATCATTGAATTTAAAAGGATTTCCGAACTCGTTACCATTGGAAAGCTGGAAGCTCATTAGCCCGATCGGAATAAAGAAATTAAAACCCAGCCCCACACTGTAGAGTTTAGGCTTTACATTCAGAGATTTATTATTGAGCTGTCCGTACTGCCCGAAAACATCAAAAAATGCCTGACTTCCGATGAGATAACGGTACTCTAAACTGCCGTAATAAAAGAAATCTGCGGCAAGAGAATTTTCATTAAAACCCCGCATGGAATTCCAGCCTCCGAAACGGTACAATTCATTGGCAGAAAAATCGATTTTAGAATCCATCATAGCCCCTTCTGCCTTGAGGTTGAGGAAATGATTTCCGTTAATATGATAATTATGCTCTCCAAAGAAGTAAAACTGATTCTGTGGAGATTGTATATTTTCTTTGGTATAAGTGGTCGTTAAATAATCATATCCGGCGTTAATTTTTGTTTTATAAAGGAAAAGATCAATATCGGTAGGCTCTACCATTTCAAACCAGATTCCGATTCCCTTTTTGCTGTAATCTTTACCCTGAACATACAACGTATCGATGATGCTGGAGCTTTCGAAAGTTCCTCTCAGTCCAAGTTTATTTCGGGAGTTCAGATGGTAATAAAATGCAGGAAGAGCTTTTACGTTGGCAAATGTAGAATCCTGACGGAAAATATTCACCTTCATATTCAGACCCACGTTGGATTTGAAAAGATAGGGGATATCAGTCTGTAAATCAAAAGTCTGTCCTTTATCCGGATTTCTTTGCCAGTAGAGATTGATAAGTTCGAAGCTGTTGAAAATATTTCTGAAATTTACATTCAGGGTTCCGTTCAGCGTAAATTTGTCTGTTTTATCGTTTCCGAAACCAATGACCCCGTCAAAACTGTTGGTTTTTTTCTTTTCCATGAAAAGATAGATGCTCGTGGAATCTTTGGTAAATAAGGTTTGCGGAGGACGCTCCAGAGCAACAAACTGATGACTCTGAAATGATTTATTAATGGCAATCAGGTTTTTATCGTCGTAGGTTTTCCCTTTAAATTCTTTCTCAAGGTTTTTAATGAATCTTTTGGGAACACTGGTGTAACCTTTTACCACAAAATTATCGATGGTTCTTTTATTGTTTTTATTAATATCGATTTCAACAACAGGATAACCGTTTTTCTGACCTTTGTATTTCGATTTTATTCTGCTGAATGCAAAACCTTCATCAATATACTTTTTGTTGATGCTTTTTTTGGTTGAATCTAAATTTTTGGTAAAAAACTCTTTCTGAAGCTTCGTTTTATCTGAAATAGAATCTGAAAGATTAACGTAAGTCTGGTTGAAATTTTTCCCTTTATCGTAAAATATTTCTGTGCTGTCACCTTTTTTTCTGACTTCTTTAAGCTGAGTAAAAAAGTAATTGGTCTGAGCCAGAGAATCCAGAAATTTTACTGCCGAAGCTGAATCTTTTACTTTTTTCTTCACCTTCGTTTCAGCATCGATAAGGAAATAATGCTTCTTCTGCGCCTGTACAAAAACGCAAAAAAGTACAAAAAATATTTTTAGAATTAATTTCAATTTGTCATTCTGAATATAGTGAAGCGGAATGAAGAATCTCTATAAAAATACAAAAAGATTCTTCACTGCATTTCATTCCGTTCAGAATGACAATGCGCGCCCAATCATTCAACTCAATTTAAGCCAGTTTATTATATTTCTTCATCAGATTTTCATAAGTTCCCTGCGGAAGAATCCATTTTAACGGAACCCCGATTTTCTGTCCGAATTTACCAAAATAATAATGCGCTTTCCATTTATTTTTGCTTAAAAGCTGATCTACATATTCTGCAACTTCCAGAGGTTCTGTTCCGTCGCCCACGTGAGAATTCATTAAAGCATACACTTTATCGAAAACATTTTTGTAAGGTTCTGAAACCTTTGTTCTCACTCTGTTTTCTGCGATATTGGTTTTAATATCTCCTAAATGAAGCGAGCAAACATTCACATTCCAAGGATAAACTTCGTATCTCATCGCTTCCGTTACTTTATCCAAAGCCGATTTTGAAGCCGAATAAAATCCGCGGAAAGGAAGTCCCATTTCACTTCCGATACTGGAAACATTAATGATCTGCCCGAATTTGTTTTCACGCATTTTCGGCATTACAGCGCTCATCATTTGTACAGCTCCAACCAGATTCAGATTAAACAGTTTTAAAATATCTTCTTTGGAAGAATCTTCCACAGCTCCTACCATTCCCATTCCGGCATTGTTGATGAGAACGTCAATTCTGCTTTCTGTTTTCAAGACTTCAGCAATCGCATTTTGTACGGCTTCATTATCCGTAACATCTGTTGGAATAGATCTGAAATACTGACTTTCGGTGTGTTTTCTGCTTAAGCCATAAACTTTATGACCTTTCTTCCCGAAATATTCTGCTAACACGAAACCAATTCCTGAGGAAGTTCCGGTGATGATGATGGTTTTTGACATTAGTATTGTAGTTGTTTATCTGACTTAGGAACTTTAATTAAATTATCTCCCGGCTTAAAATTATTCATTTTTACAAGTTTTTTAGGCTTATAATAAAATTCTTTATGAAAATCTTCAGCAGGCGCTTTTTTGTCTTCCGGAAAACATGGATAATATTTTTGATCTACAATTGCCTTTCCGGTCGAAAAATTAATTTCATCATACATATTAAATTCGCAGTTGTCATCAAAGTTCTGAAGTGAGCCGATCAGGTAAAAATCATCATCCTGAAATCTGTAGGTATGTTTATAAGTCATCCTGTGTCTTGAATTTGTACTGAATGATTGTGTAATATTCAATGCTCCTTTTTTTATGGATATTTCAGGCAAAGGATCAGATTCCGGTGAAAATCCTATCTCTTGCGGAAAAATTATCGTTGAATACTTTTTCCAGATTTTTAATTTTCCGTTGATTTTTTTTAGAATAAAAAGTTCTCTCTGAGGGCTTTCGCGATCATAAAAAGATTTTACTTTTTTAGTGGAATTGAAAACAATGATTATTTCTTCTTTACCATCTTTGTCTAAATCTCCTTTTGTTTCCACTAATTTTTTATACCCTTTTGGAGTCACGAAATTTTTCAATTCTTGAGCTTGAAGAACTGAAAAAAGAAAAATTATATGTAATAAAAATATTTTTTTCACTGTAATCTCAAAAAGATAGTCCAATATCTTCTTTCTTAATCATTTTTGTATCTTGAAGGTCACAAATACAGCCTTTGACTGTTTTATAATTTCCTGAAATTCTAGTCTCCTTACCTTTACTATCTGTAATTATGATTCCGGCGGAATAAGATTCACCTTCTGCATGATATGTTCTGAACAATAAATATTCAAAACCATTATTTTTAAACTGAAGATTATCTATTTCCATTCCTGCGTTTTCAACGCCTCCGCCTCGCCAGTACGAATTATAATGAAATTTCTTCCAGCTTTCTTTTGTTCTTTCTTTCGGAAATTCCATTTCAATTTTGGTTTTAGTTCCAAAACGATATTGAATGTATTTATTGGTTTTGTCTTTTACCAGATACATTCTCTTTGCGTTTCTTGTATCGAAAGAATAAATGATGTCTTCATTGGGTAAAAGGTATTGTGCCCAAAATAAGAGTGGAATTAAAAAATAAATTAAGATAAAGAACTTTTTCACTTATTCTTTAATTAATAAATTTTTCAAATCCTCCCAAAACATAGGATATGATTTCTCCACTACATTTTTCTCTTCAATAGTCAGTTCCTTTATTAAACAAAACGGTGCAAAGCTCATCGCCATTCTGTGATCCTGATATGTTGCGATGGAAATATTTTCCTGAGGTTCGTTGAAACTAGTGGATTTAATCGTCAAATCTGTAAATTCTGTTTCCGTACCCAGCTTTTTTAGCTCATTATGTAAAGCTAAAAGACGATCGGTTTCTTTTACACGCAAAGTTTCCAATCCTGA
Encoded proteins:
- a CDS encoding WxL protein host-binding domain-containing protein, whose product is MIKSILLFSVFLIQFTFLKAGIVVLNGLSHTYKVENGKIYKGKIAIENTGNLPQSVKLFLQDFSYQSDGSIQYSAPHTNLKTNADWIKMNTNMIVLKAKETTEVYYEIMVPDKIAEPGSYWSVIIVEPIEEITPNDNKQGVNITSVIRYAIQVITNLDTEKARPDLKFEGVKIEKENGRQLLKVAIANKGNLYCKPIVVIEMYDKKSGQKAGTFSSQAMGLLPQTSKSFYIDLEKTPPAKYKAVLIATDEDENSFALNVELNVKND
- a CDS encoding SDR family oxidoreductase produces the protein MSKTIIITGTSSGIGFVLAEYFGKKGHKVYGLSRKHTESQYFRSIPTDVTDNEAVQNAIAEVLKTESRIDVLINNAGMGMVGAVEDSSKEDILKLFNLNLVGAVQMMSAVMPKMRENKFGQIINVSSIGSEMGLPFRGFYSASKSALDKVTEAMRYEVYPWNVNVCSLHLGDIKTNIAENRVRTKVSEPYKNVFDKVYALMNSHVGDGTEPLEVAEYVDQLLSKNKWKAHYYFGKFGQKIGVPLKWILPQGTYENLMKKYNKLA